A single Saccopteryx bilineata isolate mSacBil1 chromosome 7, mSacBil1_pri_phased_curated, whole genome shotgun sequence DNA region contains:
- the AGR2 gene encoding anterior gradient protein 2 homolog — MEKISVSTFLLLVALSYSLAKDTTVKPGAKKDPKASSPKLPQTLSRGWGDQLIWTQTYEEALYKSKTSNKPLMIIHHLDECPHSQALKKAFAENKEIQKLAEQFILLNLVYETTDKHLSPDGQYVPRILFVDPSLTVRADITGRYSNRLYAYEPSDLALLLDNMKKALKLLKTEL; from the exons ATGGAGAAGATTTCAGTGTCAACATTCTTACTCCTCGTGGCCCTGTCCTACTCTCTGGCCAAAGACACCACCGTGAAACCAGGGGCTAAGAAGGACCCAAAGGCCTCTTCCCCCAAACTGCCCCAGACCCTCTCCCGAG GTTGGGGTGATCAACTCATCTGGACTCAGACATATGAAGAAGCTTTATACAAATCCAAGACAAG caacAAGCCCTTGATGATTATTCATCACCTGGATGAATGCCCACACAGTCAAG cTTTAAAGAAAGCATTTGCCGAAAATAAAGAAATCCAGAAATTGGCAGAGCAGTTTATCCTCCTCAATCTAGTT taTGAAACAACCGACAAGCACCTTTCTCCTGACGGCCAGTATGTCCCCAGGATTCTGTTTGTTG ATCCATCCCTGACCGTTAGAGCAGACATCACTGGAAGGTACTCGAATCGTCTCTATGCTTACGAACCTTCGGACCTGGCCCTGC TTCTCGACAACATGAAGAAAGCGCTCAAGTTGCTAAAGACTGAATTgtag
- the TSPAN13 gene encoding tetraspanin-13, which translates to MVCGGFACSKNCLCALNLLYTLVSLLLIGIAAWGIGFGLISSLRVVGVVIAVGIFLFLIALVGLIGAVKHHQVLLFFYMIILLLVFIVQFSVSCACLALNEEQQGQLLEVGWNNTASARDDIQRNLNCCGFRTFNPNDTCMASCVKSVQACSPCAPIIGKYAGEVLRFVGGIGLFFSFTEILGVWLTYRYRNQKDPRANPSAFL; encoded by the exons ctGGTTAGTCTGTTGCTCATTGGAATCGCCGCGTGGGGCATTGGCTTTGGGCTGATTTCCAGTCTCCGGGTGGTCGGTGTGGTCATTGCAGTGGGGATCTTCTTGTTCCTGATCGCGCTCGTGGGACTGATCGGAGCTGTGAAACACCATCAGGTGTTGCTGTTTTTT TATATGATCATTCTCTTACTTGTATTTATTGTTCAGTTTTCTGTATCTTGTGCCTGTTTAGCCCTGAACGAGGAGCAACAG GGTCAGCTGCTGGAAGTTGGTTGGAACAATACAGCAAGTGCTCGTGATGATATCCAGAGAAATTTAAACTGCTGTGGGTTCCGAACTTTTAACCCAAATGATACCTGTATGGCT AGCTGTGTGAAGAGCGTCCAAGCCTGCTCACCGTGTGCTCCAATCATAGGAAAGTACGCTGGCGAGGTGCTGAGGTTTGTCGGGGGCATCGGCCTCTTCTTCAGTTTCACAGAG ATCCTGGGTGTGTGGCTGACCTACAGATACAGGAACCAGAAGGATCCTCGTGCTAATCCCAGTGCATTCCTTTGA